ATTGCAGGTGTTGTCCGCGGGGACGCTGGCCGACGTGGTGGCCCATTTATGCGATCGGGCGCCTTTGCCGGTCGCGCATCCCGCGCCGTGGCCCGTCGCGGCGGATGGCCCTTGCCTGTCGGAGGTGAAAGGGCAGTGCGGCGCGCGGCGCGCGCTGGAGCTCGCGGCCGCGGGCGGGCATAGCCTGTTGATGGTTGGGCCACCCGGCGCGGGCAAGAGCATGCTCGCGCACCGTTTGCCGGGCTTGCTGCCGCCTCTGGCGCACCTGCAGGCGCTGGAGGTATCCGCCATCGCGGGGCTGGCGATGGGGAATGCATCGTTCGATCTGCGGCCGCCGTTCCGCGCGCCGCATCATGGCGCGACCGCCGTGGCGCTGGTGGGTGGTGGAGCGCGCGTGCGTCCCGGGGAAATCAGCCTGGCTCACCATGGGGTGCTGTTCCTCGATGAATTGCCCGAATTCGACCGCCGCGCGCTCGAAGCGCTGCGCGAGCCGCTGGAAACCGGTCGAGTATCGATCGCCCGCGCGGCACGTACGCTGGAATACCCCGCGCGTTTTCAACTCATCGCGGCGATGAATCCTTGTCCCTGCGGTTGGCGCGGCCATCCACGCATTGCCTGCCGCTGCACGCCGGAACAGGCGGATCGCTACCGCGCGAGGTTGTCCGGCCCCTTGCTGGACCGCATCGACCTGCAGATCGAACTGCCGCCGCCGGCGCCGGACTGGATGGACGGCCCGCCGGGTGAGGCCTCCGCGCCGGTGCGCGAGCGTGTCGTTGCCTGCCGGGAACGGCAGCAGGCGCGCCAGGGCAAACTCAACGCCCGGCTCGATGCGCGGGAACTGGATGAGCATTGCCGCCTGACCGGCGAGGCGCGCGCTTTGCTGAGACAGGCGATGATGCGCCTGAACGCCTCGGGCCGCGCCGCGCATCGCGTGCTGCGGGTGACCAGGACGGCGGCCGATCTGGAAGGCGTGGATATCGTCGGTCCCGGGCATATCGCCGAAGGCGTGCAGTTGCGGCAGCCATCATGAGCAGATGAACATGGGAGATGAACATGCGTGATCGAACGAAGGTCGGCGCGGTCCTGGCCGCCATGGTGCTGGCGATGCTGCTGAGCGGCTGCGCCGCCGATCCCGCGCAGCGGGTGAACGGCGACGCGTGGCGCCATGGCTTCAGCTATGCAGGCCCCAACTACCCGGATACCGGGTGGTGATGGCGGCCTAGAACCCGTCCGCCAATCCCATGGCCGGATCGCTGACGGAGTGGCGGCCAGTCTCGATGCGGCCGGCCACGCGGCGCACGAAGCTGGGGTCGGAATCCGCCGTCACCATCAGGTCGTACCAGTTGCCGGTGTCGCGCAGCACCAGCGTCATGATGGCCTGGCGGCCAGGACGCACCGTCGCCGTCCAGGAACCACTGCGCCTGTCGACGTCGAAGTCGCCGCCACGGGCGCGCAGGTCGCCATAGGCCTTGTTCGACCTGACGGTGAATTCCACAGGGCGGTCGCCGTCGTTGCGAGCGGTCAGGCGCACATTGCCGCTTCTGCCGTCCGGCTCGAATTCGATTTCCGGCGCGGCCGCCT
This genomic interval from Bordetella genomosp. 8 contains the following:
- a CDS encoding YifB family Mg chelatase-like AAA ATPase, with the protein product MSLAVLNSRALVGLHAAPVHVETHVAAGLPSFAVVGLADVAVRESRERVRAAIQNSGFEFPAGRLTVSLSPADLRKESARFDLPIAVGVLLASGQIAMPELLSKNGVSSLSRLVLAGELSLTGVLVPVAAPLAIALGVARDQPDATLILPAASAAQAAHVPGLQVLSAGTLADVVAHLCDRAPLPVAHPAPWPVAADGPCLSEVKGQCGARRALELAAAGGHSLLMVGPPGAGKSMLAHRLPGLLPPLAHLQALEVSAIAGLAMGNASFDLRPPFRAPHHGATAVALVGGGARVRPGEISLAHHGVLFLDELPEFDRRALEALREPLETGRVSIARAARTLEYPARFQLIAAMNPCPCGWRGHPRIACRCTPEQADRYRARLSGPLLDRIDLQIELPPPAPDWMDGPPGEASAPVRERVVACRERQQARQGKLNARLDARELDEHCRLTGEARALLRQAMMRLNASGRAAHRVLRVTRTAADLEGVDIVGPGHIAEGVQLRQPS